The following are encoded together in the Montipora capricornis isolate CH-2021 chromosome 5, ASM3666992v2, whole genome shotgun sequence genome:
- the LOC138048636 gene encoding uncharacterized protein encodes MAINLKKADKGNTTVILNIPDKLQEGLIQLNNRDHCLPLEKPMVAETLQKSKELLSQLHNDKYIDDMTKEWLSQTPNPPRIPIFYTLTKIHKPKPVGRPIISGCDGPTERISSFVDHLLQPIAMRQKSYIKDTTDFVEETIIPQDTILVSMDVTRLYTNIPQEEGIQTVCSAYDNFHNNNPPIPSHYLKEMLGLILKENSFEFKGENYLQTHGTAMGTKMAIAFANIFMAEIETNLMNQGRIKPIA; translated from the coding sequence ATGGCTATAAACCTAAAAAAAGCCGATAAAGGGAACACAACAGTGATCCTCAATATACCCGACAAACTTCAAGAAGGCCTGATCCAACTTAACAACAGGGACCACTGTCTGCCTCTTGAAAAACCAATGGTCGCGGAAACACTGCAAAAATCAAAAGAGCTCCTTTCTCAGCTCCACAATGACAAATACATCGATGACATGACAAAAGAATGGCTTTCGCAAACTCCCAATCCACCAAGGATACCTATCTTCTACACCTTAACTAAAATCCACAAACCAAAACCGGTCGGAAGACCGATTATCTCAGGTTGTGATGGGCCAACCGAAAGAATATCATCATTTGTGGATCACTTATTACAGCCTATTgccatgcgacaaaaatcgtataTCAAAGACACAACTGATTTCGTTGAGGAAACAATAATTCCACAGGATACTATTTTGGTATCTATGGATGTCACAAGGTTGTACACGAACATCCCACAAGAGGAGGGAATTCAAACAGTATGCAGTGCATATGATAATTTTCACAACAATAATCCTCCTATACCATCTCACTATCTTAAAGAAATGCTAGGCCTCATACTTAAAGAAAATTCCTTTGAGTTTAAAGGGGAAAATTATCTACAGACTCATGGAACGGCTATGGGAACAAAAATGGCGATCGCTTTCGCCAACATATTCATGGCCGAAATCGAAACCAACCTAATGAATCAAGGGCGGATAAAGCCTATAGCATGA